Proteins encoded by one window of Vitis riparia cultivar Riparia Gloire de Montpellier isolate 1030 chromosome 11, EGFV_Vit.rip_1.0, whole genome shotgun sequence:
- the LOC117924517 gene encoding probable inactive purple acid phosphatase 28, giving the protein MEALNIRYTFLYLTFVFAIIYLLQTLISHKLILGRQPITLKQNPHLPLRFSSDGIFKILQVADMHFGNGVVTRCRDVLPSEFDRCSDLNTTRFLRRLIDEERPDFVAFTGDNIFGTSAADAAESLFEVFGPVMESRLPWAAILGNHDQESTMTREELMTLISLMDYSVSQINPAEDPSSPANARMVVDIDGFGNYNLRVNGAPGSHLANSSILSLYFLDSGDRATVNGRRTYGWIKESQLRWLRGVSQGFEGQKRDSNQSADLILPPAEIPALAFFHIPVPEVRQLYFKEIVGQFQEAVACSAVNSGVLQTFVSMGDVKAVFMGHDHTNDFCGNLDGIWFCYGGGCGYHGYGKAGWPRRARIILAELGKGERAWTGVKRIRTWKRLDDEKMSKIDEQVLWDLNSSI; this is encoded by the exons ATGGAAGCACTGAACATCCGCTACACCTTCCTCTACCTCACCTTCGTCTTTGCAATTATCTACCTTCTCCAAACCCTAATCTCCCATAAGCTCATCTTAGGCCGTCAACCCATCACTCTGAAGCAAAACCCACATCTACCTTTGCGCTTCTCCTCCGATGGCATATTCAAAATCCTCCAG GTCGCCGATATGCATTTCGGAAACGGAGTGGTGACTCGTTGCCGAGACGTGTTGCCGTCGGAGTTCGATCGCTGTTCGGATCTCAACACCACTCGGTTCCTCCGGAGGTTGATTGATGAGGAAAGGCCTGACTTTGTTGCCTTTACAG GGGATAATATATTTGGAACGAGTGCTGCTGATGCTGCTGAATCTCTGTTTGAAGTCTTTGGCCCTGTCATGGAATCTAGACTTCCTTGGGCTGCAATTTTGGGGAACCACGACCAAGAATCAACCATGACCCGTGAAGAATTGATGACACTCATCTCCCTTATGGATTATTCAGTCTCACAAATCAATCCAGCTGAAGATCCTTCCAGTCCTGCCAATGCCCGCATGGTGGTAGACATTGACGGATTTGGGAATTATAATCTGAGAGTTAATGGTGCTCCAGGTTCCCACTTGGCAAACAGCAGTATCCTCAGTCTCTACTTCCTGGACAGTGGAGATAGGGCTACTGTTAATGGTCGTCGAACTTATGGATGGATTAAAGAATCTCAACTTCGTTGGCTTCGTGGTGTTTCTCAAGGATTTGAG GGCCAAAAAAGGGATTCTAATCAATCAGCAGACCTCATTTTACCACCAGCTGAAATCCCGGCCCTGGCGTTCTTCCACATCCCAGTTCCAGAAGTCCGGCAGCTCTATTTCAAAGAGATTGTAGGCCAGTTTCAGGAGGCTGTGGCTTGTTCAGCAGTAAATTCTGGAGTCCTGCAGACATTTGTCTCCATGGGGGATGTGAAGGCTGTGTTCATGGGCCATGATCACACTAATGACTTCTGTGGGAACTTAGATGGCATATGGTTTTGTTATGGTGGAGGGTGTGGATACCACGGTTATGGTAAGGCAGGGTGGCCAAGGAGAGCCAGGATCATACTTGCGGAACTTGGGAAAGGGGAGAGGGCTTGGACGGGAGTCAAGAGGATCAGGACATGGAAGCGACTTGATGATGAGAAGATGAGCAAGATTGATGAACAAGTCCTATGGGACCTTAATTCATCAATATGA